TATTTCCTGTATGGGGCCACAGGTGgtcacatgtatatgtgtgtcatgttcatgtgtatgtatactcATGTATGTGCCTCTGCTTCGCTTATGGGAAATCAGCACACATCTGCATCTCCAGGAAACCCCACAGATAACCCTGTAAGCAAGAAATCCTCCTAAATTGACAGAGGGCAAGGAAACAGAGTTGCCATGATGATTTTTGTCTATTACATACACACCTTTACTGATTTCCACAAGAGGAAAGTATCTAACTTGTAGTCTAATGTGTGCAGTTACCGTGGAATGTGAGAAATAAGAGATGAATTGgaaatttctcttcctcctctaggAATTCGAAGCCTATGTCAACGCCTCTGGAGAGCATGGCATCGTGGTTTTCTCTTTGGGATCCATGGTCTCGGAGATTCCAGAGAAGAAAGCTATGGAAATCGCTGAGGCTTTGGGCAGAATTCCTCAGACTGTAAGATGGTTCTGCAAGACTCCTTCATATCTGTTTTCATGAGGGCTCTACTTCTAGGCTTCAGGGTCTAAATGCAGAAATTTGGGGTGTGAAACTCCTCTGCCATTCCACAAAGTTATTACTCCAAAGAATTAGGGAgaatttagttaaaaaataagCATGATACTTTTTTCCCATATCAATGAAGAATGTTTCTCCAAaaagctattttgttttgtttgttcctgCTTAGATAGTTTTGTATCTACTTGCTTTGTCAAGAAAGTTTCTCTTTGAGgtgcagaaaaaaatgaagaaatcctGAATGTGACTTGATGGCTTTTCACACTCTTGTTGTCAAGTTTTAGCATCAGGATACAAAGTTGCTTTTGAGCTCCAAACCTTGCATCCTGCAGAGTCCATAGGTGTTCCTACTCACGGGACTGGCTTTTCTAGCTAGGAtagcagatttttaaaagatcacaATGTGCTCTTTTATTAAACCTTGTGCGTTTTATCCCTGCCAGGTCCTGTGGCGCTACACCGGACCTAGACCATCGAATCTTGCAAAGAACACAATACTTGTCAAATGGCTACCCCAAAATGATCTGCTCGGTAGGTTGGGAACCTCTGACTTGTAGGTCAAACCAGGGTTAAATTAAGAAAAGGACAGGCATTAATATTCTAAATGATTGCTTAGCTTGACTATGGCTGatacacatcacatacatcaACCGACCCAGAGTTCTACAATGGTCACATGTAGATAGCAGTCCTTGGGGGTTTTTCAGAATCTAGACATCATCAGGCTGAGGAACTCAGTGTCCCTCTCTGTTGTACTTCTCAGGTCATCCAAAGGCTCGTGCGTTCATCACACACTCTGGCTCCCATGGTATTTATGAAGGAATATGCAATGGAGTTCCCATGGTGATGATGCCCTTGTTTGGCGATCAGATGGACAATGCCAAGCGCATGGAAACTCGGGGAGCTGGGGTCACCCTTAATGTCCTTGAAATGACTGCTGATGATTTGGAAAATGCCCTAAAGACAGTCATCAATGACAAGAGGtaagtaacagaaaagaaaaagaaaaacaaacaacttgtATTCATGTCTACAGCATTTGCAATCAACACAATAgcacaaaaacaaatacataaaaaaaatctagatttatACACAAACAATGTGGGGATTGTTCCTACTTGTAAAAGGACTTCGTATTTTAACATAGAGTTTGTTAAAATTATTACTTTGCTTAGATTTAAAATCTTCAGGTAAAAATGTCACCATAATAGGCATATCATCTCTAAGATCCTGTAAAGAGGGAAATAATCCATTAAAAGATGCATAAGGGTGGTGCCAGAGATGGCTtcgcaggtaagagcacttgctgtgcaagcctgagaactgagttcaaatcccagcacttatgtgAAAAGCCAGGCGTCGGCATCACTGAAAGGGAGTTAGGAgaattgctggggcttgctggccaccagcctagctccaggtccagtgagagacttggtctcaaagaaataaagtagacattGACAGAGCAGAACAtcgtcttacacacacacacacacacacacacacacacgcacgcacgcacgcacgcacgcacgcacgcacgccacatgcacgtgcacaccaTGAGGCCACTTTGTCTCTACTTGAAATTTAGTTCATTGCTGTCAAGGTTACCggaactattttatttaaaacctaTGGAAAAACCAGCATGGAGACAGACACTGGTAATCTAAGtactttggagacagagacaggaggattgctacaagttcaagaagagttcaaggctatacAGACACTGGTAATCTAAGgactttggagacagagacaggaggattgctacaagttcaagaagagttcaaggctatatcttcagttccaggccagctgggctgcatagcaagattTTGTCTTAAGACAAAACCAACAATCCAGACCCAACCAAACAACAGGAACCCCAGACAACAATGTAAAAGGCAGGGAGGTGAGCAATGgggcagcagttaagagcacttgtggctcttctaggggacctgagtttgtttctcagctctgggggaatccaatgccctcttctggcctccatgggcactacactTATGTgtatatacccacacagagacagacatattaacacaattaaaaataaaattaaatcttaaaagcaATACCACAAAATGTTATAAGAAGAAATGATGGCCAGTGGTAGATTTAATCTAACAACAGTGTGTGTGCAGActtatgagcatgtgtgtgtaaagagttttaggCACATTgccttagtctgttttctgttgcaaTAACAGAATACCCAGAATTACACAACTTAATGAAGGGttaaagtttatttggctcacagttctagaagttGTTGGAAAGTCTAGAGTTGGACAGCTGCATCTACTAAGGTCTCTTGCTGCATCCTCACATGGTTGAAACCTGGAGTTGCAGAGGATGTGTATATGCAAGAGATGAAACATGAGACATCCTACTCTCACAGTGACAGACTCCAGCTCTGGGACAAAGGCCATCATCTCTCTCAATGGCTTCTCACTTCCTAGAGGTTCCACCACCTCTTCGTACCTTTGTGTCGGGGACCGATGTTCCCACACATGAGCTTGTGGAAAAAATTCAAACCACACTGCTCTTTAATCTATAGctgattcctttttttcccttcatttttacCATAAAGACAGTATAATTTCCCTACAAAAAAgtcactaaaaggaaaaaaataggaaatgaagtttaaaaattaataacttttttttgcttttgctttctttcctccatacttctccttcttcttcctttctttcttcatttcaccATCTATCTGTCCTCTCCTTCTTAGAGATAAAGaatattgattgtgtgtgtgtgtgtgtgggggggtgcttcTCTGGTTATAATAGAAGCAGGCTTCTCTTCCTGACTGGAGGTCAAGCCTAAAGGGATGCTGTCTGTTGCATGGATGCTCCAGGCACTAACAACCACTTTCTTTGTGTGCAGCTACAAGGAGAACATCATGCGTCTCTCCAGGCTTCACAAGGACCGTCCTATAGAGCCTCTGGACCTGGCTGTGTTCTGGGTGGAGTATGTGATGAGGAACAAGGGGGCACCACACCTGCGTCCGGCCGCCCATGACCTCACCTGGTACCAATACCATTCCTTGGATGTGATCGGCTTCCTCCTGGCCATCGTGTTGACAGTGGTCTTCACTGTGTTTAAGTGCTGTGCCTATGGCTGCCGAAAATGCTTTGGGAAAAAGGGGCGAGTTAAGAAATCACACAAATCCAAGACCCATTGAGAAGTGGGTGGGAAGTGAAGAGGAAATATTGGTTCATTCTCCAATCAGTTTGACACTTGAAAACAGAATCagtgttaaatttattttgtttttatttgggaaataATTAACCATACACTGTATACccagaacactttttttttaaataaaaacaatctaaTTGCTGGCCACGTCCATCAGGGAAGGTATGGACAATGCTTGTCATCTGTTGGTAACTTACAGAAAGTTTGGCACTCTGTATTCAATGACAACCCCACCCACGGTCATTAGATTCCTCGCCTGGATTCTCAGATTGTTGTGACCTTCTCCAGTGCCAGTCATTTGTCCTTATGCTCCTGTGTTGTGGGCAACATGGCCTTTGAAGCTTTGGGAGAAAGGATGATGCTATGAAACTGATGGTACTGTCTTTGAGATGATAATCATTGCTTGTGTGAAGCAGGTCTGAATGTGATGAAAGCCAAAGTATATTCTTAGGCAAGTACATCTTCTGTAGTGTTTCCCAAACCAAGAACTTATTAATAAATTCacataaattgtatttattatttctttctccattggtattatatttatttgttgtcGAAGTATATCCTCTAATTCTAAAAGTGCTACATGATTGGGACACAGAACTTGAAAACCAGAAGAGATTcacacgtgtacatacacacaggagaAGGATCACCTGTAATTGCATTGCTCATTAATGCAGTTGCATTTCATGCAGTCAGTGCAGATGCACCACTGTTgctgtgttgtgtgatattttgattacattctGACACTCCcgagactgacaataaagtttgttttgaatcagaggACGAAGTTAGCTACTAACTGACCAAAACTaaccatagagattttggaggactgaggacagttagacacaggaagtagtagggtggggctgagagagggttTCAGCCCTTTTGGGTGGGGGAATGAAAGAGATcggaggtcactggtcacttcgCCGCCACCTCTCTGGTCATTCAGGTTCTTACACTGGTATCTGAGTcccgagtttttattgataaagaataattagataaacacatcGTTGCTGCCATAGTTTTGATTCTGAATCTTCTAAGATGCATTTGCTGATGGCTTGGTCCCTAGGCCTGTGGCACCACTGAGAAGCTGTGAAACCATTAAGAGGGTGTCTaatgggaggaagttaggtctcTTCATCCTTTGAAGGGGGTGTTGGCATgcaccttcctctctcttttccccttgCTATCGTGAAACAAGAAGCTTCTGGGACACTCTCCCTGAGTGTTCTCCTGTCTCGCACAGGTCCCAAAGCAACATGGCCACATGACCAGGGATGGAATCATCTATAACGAGCCCAGAATAAACCTTTGCTCATGAGCTGCTGCATCTTAGGTacttgttacagtaacagaaagcttaTTAACATGGATGATGTTTTCATAAATACACAGGAAACAGTGCCGATACCCTAGATATGCCTAAGGGCTTTATAACATTCTGCATTGGTCAGTTTTGTAATGGTATAATGAAGCACCCAAGGCAAGTAACTTATAGAGAGAAAAGGTTGTTTAGCTTACAGGCTTAGAGGTTCAGAAGTGATCCTGCATTGACTCAGTTCGGTGACGTAGCAGAAGGTCTCATGTCATAGCAGTAGCATATACATGAACAAACGGGTGTGTACATGAACAAACCAGGAATTATATTTTGAACCAGTAATGGGGGTGGAGTCTGGGGTATCACAGTCCTCTTTGAGGAAAATCCCTGATAACCCAAGGACCCTACTTGCAAAAGGTTCTCCTGATTTTCAATAGCACACTTTGGGGACCAGGCCTTTATCACAGGGCCCTCAGAGGCATTCCAAATACAAGGTATATATTCTGACCCTGGTTCCAAAGGTTCATGTCCACttcacaatataaaaaaaatgaagggggctggagagatggctcagaggttaagagcaccaactgctcttcaagaggtcctgagtttaattcccagcacccacatggaggctcacaaccatctgtaatgagatatgacaccctcttccgtatatacataatatataataatacataataaataaatacataataaataaatacataataaataataataaataaataataaataataataataaataatacataataaataataaataaataataaataataaataataaataataataaataataataaatacataataaatacataataaataaataaatctttttaaaaaattggattaATTCCAGGCCTTaatcttgagaggcagaggcaggcagatctcttgagttcgaggtcagcctggaccacaaagcaagttccaagacaaccaggaccacagagagaaactgtctgtaaaaaaaaaaaaatgctaatagATTAGTTCTATGTCTAAAGCCAGCCTCAAAGTCCACTGTTCCAGCACAGGTTGGAATTCCAAGTCCAAGGTCTCATCAAGACTCACGAGagtcagttgtgagcctctgtaaAAGAGACAACCAAAAAcccagaaaccaaaacaaacccccaaaccaaatCACATCCAGTGGAGGCCAGCCGTCAAATAAACATCTCTTATTCTGAAAAGGAGTCACGGAGAAACGAAAAGAGACATCATCCccagaacaagaaaaggagaaacatcAAAATCCAAAGATCTTGTCTGAATCAGGGGCACACTGTGGTGGGGTGTGGGCTCCCAGAGAGCATGGACATGTCCACTTCTCTGGCTCCAGAAGTTGCATACCACATATCCACCCTCTCAAACTGTTTCTCACATTTCCTGGATCTTTCCCCTCACAGGTGTGGCAGGTTGCTggcatctcttccttccttgggCCTTTATTATGACTCCCTCAGTTCCACTGAATATCACTGTATTGGGTGTTCAAATCTGGATGGGCAGCTCTGCCTGGTTTCCCGGGCTTTAGGGTCTGGTGGAAGCCTCCACAACTCCATAACTTGCATTCTGCATGACTATAAAAGCCAATATCCCATGGATGGCATTTGGGTCTTTTGCCGGTAAATATGGAATAAAGGCTGGCTGGATGCAGAGAAGTGAATCCTGAGTGGCCGTGAGAACATCAAGCTCCCTGAATCTCTCTCCTGAAGGCACTCTGTCCTGGAAAAGCATTGAAACAGAATGAGATTTCTGTGTCTCTGAGCCTGTAAGAGTGGTAGCCTTGAAGACTTCACCAACACCCTTAAGGCTGAGGCATTGTTCCTAGTTTTCTGATTCAAAGcactctcttcctttttattgccATTGGTCACAACTATAAatgacctttctttttatttcctggcCAGGCTGCAAACCTTTTCAAATCTTGTTTGTGTTTGAGGAGGaactacatgcacatgtgtactggtgtgcatgcatgtgcacatacatggaggccagaggaatcTGGAGCTCTGCTGCCAACCAGCAAAGTCCAGGAATCCTCTTGTCCCCATCTCCTACCCActgtgctggggttataggcaagCATGTGGCCGTGGATGtggaggattcaaactcaggtctggcCCACTCAATGATTTCTCCAGGTccaattttcaaaacattttgttCTGATAATTTTTGTGCCTGATTTACACTGTAAATTTGGCTAAAAATGTATACTAACATCCATGCAATAGCCttaatgcatttatattttgagatcTTCTCCACAAAAAAGAATctattattttatcttcttttttaaattaatccttTAAGAATttattacagtttaaaaaaaatcatattcactttcctctcccactcctcccagacccaATATTCTTCTCTACCTACTCAACTTTGtgtcttacttttaaaaaatctgccAAGTACAGTTTACCCACATACCCTGGAGTGTGGCCAACCCACCAGGGgtcacacttttaaaaagaaaactgactcttgctCTCCCCATGGATATCAATATCCAATAacttctcagctaggggtgggagcTCATGCTTACCTCCcctcttcatgctgggattttgtctagctTGAGCTTGCTCACATCTCATGCATGCTGTCTTAActtctttgaattctttttttttttttttttttg
This genomic window from Peromyscus leucopus breed LL Stock chromosome 13, UCI_PerLeu_2.1, whole genome shotgun sequence contains:
- the LOC114697897 gene encoding UDP-glucuronosyltransferase 1A8 isoform X8 — protein: MKTYSVSYTLEDLNHHFKFFAHNQWKTQEVGMFSLLKNSGKGFFEILFSHCRSLFNDKKLVEFLKQSSFDAVFLDPFDVCGLTVAKYFSLPSVVSSRGIFCHYLEEGAQCPSPPSYVPRILSKLTDTMAFTDRVWNFLTYMKEHAFCPYFFKTATEIASEILQTPVTMDDLFSQVAIWLFHTDFVLNFPRPVMPNMVFVGGINCHQGRPLSKEFEAYVNASGEHGIVVFSLGSMVSEIPEKKAMEIAEALGRIPQTVLWRYTGPRPSNLAKNTILVKWLPQNDLLGHPKARAFITHSGSHGIYEGICNGVPMVMMPLFGDQMDNAKRMETRGAGVTLNVLEMTADDLENALKTVINDKSYKENIMRLSRLHKDRPIEPLDLAVFWVEYVMRNKGAPHLRPAAHDLTWYQYHSLDVIGFLLAIVLTVVFTVFKCCAYGCRKCFGKKGRVKKSHKSKTH